The Oncorhynchus keta strain PuntledgeMale-10-30-2019 chromosome 17, Oket_V2, whole genome shotgun sequence genome has a window encoding:
- the commd9 gene encoding COMM domain-containing protein 9 isoform X3, which produces MSGLEGAPSKDAVRQLCADSFPSGAPESWRLAESTAGTLSVSAIEAKELIAALHTLSHHILFHNLTAPEQILVLFPKSFHPSLKILITKIMLEHSPTWRNEALSNQISLPHLVEMDWRVDMKTASDSVSRMAVPTCLVHMKVEDSSCLRGSGALSSVTVELSKETLDTMLDGLGRIRDQLSVVAGK; this is translated from the exons aTGTCTGGATTAGAAGGA GCTCCATCGAAGGATGCGGTGCGGCAGCTATGTGCTGACAGTTTCCCTTCTGGAGCCCCTGAGTCATGGCGACTCGCGGAAAGTACAGCAGGGACCCTGTCTGTATCTGCCATCGAGGCAAAGGAG CTTATTGCAGCCCTGCACACCCTTTCTCACCACATCCTGTTCCATAACCTGACAGCGCCAGAGCAGATCCTTGTACTATTCCCCAAGTCATTCCACCCCAGCCTCAAGATCCTCATTACCAAGATTATGCTTGAGCACAG ccccACATGGAGAAATGAGGCTCTGTCTAATCAAA TTTCGCTGCCCCATCTAGTGGAGATGGACTGGAGAGTCGACATGAAGACTGCATCTGACTCGGTCAGTCGCATGGCTGTGCCCACCTGCCTGGTGCACATGAAG GTGGAGGACTCCAGCTGTCTAAGGGGAAGTGGCGCTCTCTCATCGGTCACGGTGGAGTTGAGCAAGGAAACTCTGGACACCATGCTGGACGGCCTGGGCCGGATCCGTGACCAATTGTCAGTGGTGGCCGGAAAATGA
- the commd9 gene encoding COMM domain-containing protein 9 isoform X1: MSRTSKEVGRANLRTSEILFTRCSIYLYISVRGCLLNEIRNNLNATTTTKKLPQRAPSKDAVRQLCADSFPSGAPESWRLAESTAGTLSVSAIEAKELIAALHTLSHHILFHNLTAPEQILVLFPKSFHPSLKILITKIMLEHSPTWRNEALSNQISLPHLVEMDWRVDMKTASDSVSRMAVPTCLVHMKVEDSSCLRGSGALSSVTVELSKETLDTMLDGLGRIRDQLSVVAGK; encoded by the exons ATgagcagaacaagcaaggaggtgggcagggcCAATTTACGAACTAGTGAGATCCTATTTACGCGTTGTAGCATTTATTTGTATATTTCCGTTAGGGGATGCCTACTCAATGAAATTCGCAATAACTTAaacgcaacaacaacaacaaaaaaacttcCGCAAAGG GCTCCATCGAAGGATGCGGTGCGGCAGCTATGTGCTGACAGTTTCCCTTCTGGAGCCCCTGAGTCATGGCGACTCGCGGAAAGTACAGCAGGGACCCTGTCTGTATCTGCCATCGAGGCAAAGGAG CTTATTGCAGCCCTGCACACCCTTTCTCACCACATCCTGTTCCATAACCTGACAGCGCCAGAGCAGATCCTTGTACTATTCCCCAAGTCATTCCACCCCAGCCTCAAGATCCTCATTACCAAGATTATGCTTGAGCACAG ccccACATGGAGAAATGAGGCTCTGTCTAATCAAA TTTCGCTGCCCCATCTAGTGGAGATGGACTGGAGAGTCGACATGAAGACTGCATCTGACTCGGTCAGTCGCATGGCTGTGCCCACCTGCCTGGTGCACATGAAG GTGGAGGACTCCAGCTGTCTAAGGGGAAGTGGCGCTCTCTCATCGGTCACGGTGGAGTTGAGCAAGGAAACTCTGGACACCATGCTGGACGGCCTGGGCCGGATCCGTGACCAATTGTCAGTGGTGGCCGGAAAATGA
- the commd9 gene encoding COMM domain-containing protein 9 isoform X2: protein MAAISDEYFSSLQILLKAPSKDAVRQLCADSFPSGAPESWRLAESTAGTLSVSAIEAKELIAALHTLSHHILFHNLTAPEQILVLFPKSFHPSLKILITKIMLEHSPTWRNEALSNQISLPHLVEMDWRVDMKTASDSVSRMAVPTCLVHMKVEDSSCLRGSGALSSVTVELSKETLDTMLDGLGRIRDQLSVVAGK from the exons ATGGCTGCCATTTCAGATGAATATTTTTCTTCCTTGCAAATTCTTTTAAAG GCTCCATCGAAGGATGCGGTGCGGCAGCTATGTGCTGACAGTTTCCCTTCTGGAGCCCCTGAGTCATGGCGACTCGCGGAAAGTACAGCAGGGACCCTGTCTGTATCTGCCATCGAGGCAAAGGAG CTTATTGCAGCCCTGCACACCCTTTCTCACCACATCCTGTTCCATAACCTGACAGCGCCAGAGCAGATCCTTGTACTATTCCCCAAGTCATTCCACCCCAGCCTCAAGATCCTCATTACCAAGATTATGCTTGAGCACAG ccccACATGGAGAAATGAGGCTCTGTCTAATCAAA TTTCGCTGCCCCATCTAGTGGAGATGGACTGGAGAGTCGACATGAAGACTGCATCTGACTCGGTCAGTCGCATGGCTGTGCCCACCTGCCTGGTGCACATGAAG GTGGAGGACTCCAGCTGTCTAAGGGGAAGTGGCGCTCTCTCATCGGTCACGGTGGAGTTGAGCAAGGAAACTCTGGACACCATGCTGGACGGCCTGGGCCGGATCCGTGACCAATTGTCAGTGGTGGCCGGAAAATGA